Genomic DNA from Rana temporaria chromosome 1, aRanTem1.1, whole genome shotgun sequence:
GAGGCCACGGGCCCTGAAGACCTGGCGGAGACAGTCACGGCCATCTTCCACAGGCTCCTGGAGTCCCCACCGCCCACGCTAGAGATAGACCGCGTACACCGTACCCTGGGGCCCAGAGCCGTGGATCCCTCCAGACCCCGCGATGTGCTGTGTCGCCTGCACAGGTACGCGCAAAAGGAGGCAATACTTCGCAAAGCGTGGGACCGGGGTGACGTTGACTTTGACGGGGCAAACATACAGGTCCTCCCAGATATCTCTAGAGCTACGCTGCAGCGCAGGGCGATGCTAAAGCCGGTCCTGGAAACTGCAAGGAGACACGGCTGCACCTACCGCTGGGGTTACCCCCTGGCGGTCACCTTCCGCAGGGCACAGTCTTCCTTCACCCTGAGAACACCGACAGATCTGCCAGACCTTTTTGCCTTCCTGGGAGCGGAACCGGTCCAAGTACCGAATTGGCTGATGAGGATCCCGAAACCGCTGGGCCGATCGGGCCCGCCTGCCGGAAGACCCGATACCCGGGCATGGTCACAGAGGTCCCGGGGCCGAGCCCGAAACCCTTCTGCCACCGGGCCACGTGAGTCCTAATTGCTTACTATCAGGCTTCCACCTAGGCTTTGCATGAGCTGTCTGTTTTGCCCTATTACtgccgtgccccccccccttgcgggttgggcccccccccccccgcgcctccTCCCTTTGGCCTTCGGGTGCCCTGAGTGGTGCttctcctggccccccccctgtcCGGTGGTGTTGATGTCCCCCTGCCACATGCGGAGAACTATACGGCAGAAACGCTGAGAAACTATGCTGCGGCCAGGGGAAGACTACCATCCCCCCACTCATGAATGCCCGCAATGTCTATGCCCTACAGTACTGCTTCTATGTCCCTCTTTTGCTTTGGCAGACTCACTGAACACCGAAACCTGGAGGTTCCACGAGACTGACTACTCCCTGGCTGCTGAGGACCTCCAGAGACTGCCTATCCACACTGGCTGGATCGCGTGAGTTGCAATAGGGGGGATTGACTTGACCGAAATGATAGGCGGGGCCACGGCCCGAAAATGTTACGTTGCCGGTCTAGTGGGAGGTGGGGGCGCTCTTCGGGGCTGCCTGGCCTCGCGGGGAGACTTGGGGGGGCGCTGTTGGTCACGGGTGCTTGGCTTGGGGGGGTGTTGCGGGAGGGGGTCCTGGGGGGCGCTCGCCTAGAAGTCAGCTTATGCACTTTGATTTATGTTATGTTCATCTGCCTGTTTTACAGTTGAGATATCTGGGGATGTGTTTGAATCGGTTACCCTGAATAGCTCGATGTTCTTGTCTTACATGTATCTTGCTCATGATTTGTTGTTTTATGTGTATTGTTCCATGACACGCACTACCAACCACCTGGTTATGGCCCACTTTCATACACTTTATATAGGCCGCTGTGGTCGGGAAGGGATCGGGAGCCTCCCGAGAGCCCTTGCTGAGCACACTCCCAATTAGGACAGCGCTCGTCACCCAGGCGTTACTGGGGAGCGCAGTTGCAAGTTTCTTGCAGAACCTTTAGATACCCAGCTTTGCTGGTTAGCGTCCGCTGCGGGTACACCCCCTCTGCGGACGCGTCTCACCCCCTGTGAGGCTGGTCACCACCAGggttctctctctcatctctattCTTTGTCTTTTTCTGTATTCCACTTCTCTTACTGCTTCTGTCCTCTTCGTTCCTCCGCCCTCCCTACCCCCTCCCTGCCCCTGCCCCCCGCAAACATGGATGAGATTAAGATTGTAACACTAAATGCTAAGGGACTGAACGTTCCCGAAAAGCGGAGGATGCTGCTTCACGATATGAGGCGCCTGGACGCTGACATCGTTCTACTGCAGGAGACACACTTCCGTGAAAACACTTTCCCGATCCTTAAAAACAGATTTTACCCGACAGTGTACCATTCAACATACTCAGAGGCTAAATCTAGAGGAGTCTCTATTTTAATCTCGGCTAAACTACCGTGGTCCCTGGGGGCTGTTCTTGCTGACCCGACGGGGAGATTTTTGTTCCTCAAGGGCCGGATAGGTGGTGTTCTGGTGACCATTGCGAGCCTTTACGCCCCGAACAGCCAGCAAGACGCTTTCCTTAAAAAACACTTGACTCTACTCCGCAAGTTCTCCGAGGGTCAATTAATCCTCGGAGGAGACCTCAACGTCCCCCTGCTCCCTGCAGAGGACACTTCCACAGGGCACTCCTCTACTACTGGAGGCCTGCGCAGGGCTGTCCTTTCGTCCCTCCACGCCTCACAGCTGGTGGACGTCTGGCGCCTTCTTCACCCCGGCGAGCGCGACTACACCTTCTATTCTCGTCCCCATAACACATACTCGCGTATCGACTACTTCCTGCTTCCCCACAACCAACTTCAGGCGGTGAGAGGCTCCTCGCTGGGGTCCATTAcctggtcggatcatgccccgGTGACGTTGCGATACGCCTTGTCCGATCTCCACAGAGGTCAGAGGCCACCGTGGAGGCTCAATGAGAGCCTGCTACAGAACCCTGAAGTACTAGCTGATGTGACAAAGGAAATCTCTCACTACTTCCAAACCAACACTGACGCTGACAGTGATGCGGGCCTAGTGTGGGAAGCACACAAGGCAGTCATACGGGGGGTACTCATAAAACACGGGGCGAGACTTAAAAAACAGCGAACAGCCCACTTGACTCTCCTTCTTAACAAACTCCAGGACCTGGAGACTAGACACAAGCAAACCCAGACGAGCCGGATTAGAAACGAACTTGACACACTGCGGGCGCAGGTAACTGACCTACTCAACTTCAAAGCGAAATCGGCACTTCAGATCTCTCGTAAAAAGGTGTACGAATCAGGCAACAAATGCGGTAGGCTTTTGGCACGGTCCCTGCAATCCCAGAAGCTGGCGTCCTATATACCGTATGTACACTGTCCGTCGGGACAAAAAGTATCCATGCCCCAACAAATAACTCAggaatttaaaaaattctatgagTCACTATACAACCTACCCACGACGCCTCCACCGCCTGACCACATCACAGACTACATAACCTCGTCCGGTATGCCCTCCCTACCTACTGAGACACGTGACCTGCTAGAGGAACCCATCACGCTGCCCGAGATACAGCTTGCGATAAATAACACAAAATTGGGGAAAGCACCGGGGCCGGACGGACTTCCGCTCCAATACTACAAGACACTGATCCCAGTACTGGGCGACCATCTGGCCAGACTCCTTAACGGCCTTGCTAAGGGGGGAACACTACACACTACGACACTCCAAGCTCAAATTGCGGTTATTCCCAAAGATGACAAAGACCCGACCTACTGCGGGAGCTATCGACCTATCTCCCTACTTAACTCGGACCTTAAACTGTTCACCAAAATTATAGCCACTAGACTGCAGGCCCACCTACCCCGCCTAATACACCTAGACCAAGTTGGGTTTGTTCCCACGAGAGAGGCGAGGGATAATACCATTAAGGTCCTAAACCTGCTATACTCGGCCACCCGCACTAACACCCCCAGCGTCTTTATAGGCACAGATgccgaaaaagcgttcgacagggtcagCTGGGCTTTTATGTTTGCTACACTGCGCCACGTAGGGTTGGGAGGCAATATGTTAGGCTGGATCTCGGCAACATATGCGGACCCGTCGGCTAAGGTGCGAGCTAATGGGGTGATCTCGGAATCCTTCCCAATCACGAATGGGACGCGccaggggtgcccactgtcccctcttctttttgcCCTCTCGCTGGAACCGTTCCTATGCCAGATACGCCTAAATCCCAACATTTTAGGGGTGACGATTAACCACACTCAACATAAGGTGTCGGCTTACGCGGATGACCTGATGTTCTCGCTCGCGGCTCCCTCGGTCTCTATTCCCAATTTGTTTCGCGAATTCGCAAAATACGGGGCGCTCTCCAACTTAAAAATTAACTTTGCAAAGTCAGCGGCAATGGGAGTGGGCATACCGCAGGCGCAACTCTCACAACTACAATCCAGCTTCAAATTGAAGTGGACAACGACTGCCCTGAAATATCTGGGCACCTATATTCCCCACACTTTCTCGCGACTATACGACCTCAACTTCCCTCCCCTGTTGAGAACCATTAGATCGCTGCTGAATCAGTGGCACACGGGTCTGCACTCCTGGGTGGGCAGgtgtaacattttaaaaatgtcgaTCCTCCCGAAATTCCTCTACCTTATGCAAGCGTTACCAGTACACATCCCGATATCATTCTTTAAGCAGGTCCAGTCCGCATTTACCGAGTTTATTTGGGCTAAGAAGAGACCGCGTCTGTCGCATAAGTTACTAGTCCTACCTAAACACCACGGCGGGCTTGCGCTACCTGACATTCGGGACTATCACCGGGCAATTCACCTAGGGAGGTTGGTAGACTGGTGTCGGCACCAAGAGACCAAATTATGGACACAGTTAGAACAAAACCAAAGTACAGTCCCCCTCAACAGGGCCCCCTGGTGCTACATGACTTTACCGGTGGAAGTCCGGCGGCACCCACTTATCGGTAACACGGCACGAGTTTGCGCTCGTATCATTTCCCAGGCCACCATATCCTCTACCAACTCGCCTATATATCCCATACTGGGAAACCCCGGGTTCGCACCGGGAATGCACGACGCAGTCTTTCAGAGACTGGGCGACGCGGGTTTGTGCCAGGCCACCCACTTCAGTACGGGTGGACGTTGGAACACCGTGGCGGAACTGTCGGACCCCGCGGGCCCTTTCCGACTGGACTTTTTGAGGTCCAGGCAGCTAGGCCACTTCCTACACTCCTTGACACCCCCTGCTGCTAACGACCGCCCGCTCACGACACTAGAGGAACTCTGTGACACCTCGGGCACCATAACGCACACGCTTTCAGTAGTCTATGAACTTTTAAACGTACCAAGGGCAGACTTTGCACCTCCGGGTTTGCTTAAATGGGAGATGGAACTTAATTGCCATTTCAATGAATCCAGACGACAGCGCATCCTCCGATTTACCCACAAGTCCTCCATCTGTGCCAAAACCCAGGAGACTAACTATAAATTGGTGTCGAGGTGGTACAGAACCCCGGCACTGCTTCACAAACTCTTCCCGGCAACGTCAGACCTTTGCTGGAGATGCCAAGCTGACAAGGGTACACTCCTACATATTTTCTGGTCATGCCCCGGCCTACGCCACTTTTGGCGGGTGGTACGGGAGGTGACCCAGAAATTCACGGACCGCATCATACCAGACGATCCTGCATTCTTTCTCCTGCATGCATCGAACATCCCGGAGAAGGTATACAAAAAGTCTGTGATCAGACACCTGCTCGACGCAGCCAAGGCCTGCATCCCGCTTCACTGGAAAGCCACACTTCCACCGACTATCGCCTCTTGGCTGACTAAGGTGGAAGAGATAAAGCACATGGAAGATCTCATCCTCACATCGCAAAACAGGCAGGAAACATTCACTAACACCTGGCAATTGTGGAACATTTTCATATTCTCCGCTGAGGGGCAAGCACTAAGAGACCCCTCCGCTGGCGTATGAATACATGTCCCCTCGTGAGATTTCAgtctccccacccccctcccccggtctATATAGGAGGCCGTTTAGGGCAGTGCGGAAGTGATCGGGTGTTCCTTTTTGGTGCGGGGGCCTGATCCCcctcatccctccccccccccccaccccccacatttctctctcttttctctccccctaAGCTCTGACCGCTTCCTATTCTACCCCCCTTTCTCCTAGATTCTTCTCTATTTCATTCTCTCCTTCCTTGATAAATGGAAAAGGGAGGGCTAGGGCGCATGCGACCGACGCCACCACAGGTTGGCTCTGATCCGACTCCCACATCCAGGGGAGGTTCCGCTTCATTGCTGCGACTTTGGGCCGGTTAAGGCGCCGGCGTAATCTCCTGGGGTGCTCGGGTCACTCTACAGACATGTTGAGTTGGATACCCCCTCCTATGTGAGGTAGGAGGGACAGTTATGTTGATGTGTTGGATATACTACAATGTACCATGTTTTGTACCGTTGATTGGAGTGTGTATTCAGAAATGTATTCAGATATGACATGTATTGAGTCGGGCCGTGTGGGTCCTGCCcttgttataaaaataaaaaatttaaaaaaaaaaaatcgtcatcTTTTACAACCACAGTAAGGTTAATTTTGCATTATTTGCCCGTTTTCATTTTGCATTCACATAACCTATAATTATTCTAGTGGTATCCAATACCAGGCGCGCAGCGTGCAGGAGTTATCTGGACAATGCAATTACATTAATGTGTTTGTTATATTGTTTTCCTGCCACCCTTTGGTCACCGCTTATCTACTCTCAGCTTTCTGTAATTCTTCCCTTTTGTATAATGTAACCTCCTCTTAAGGCCTCTTGCTCACAGTGATGTCTGAGCATCAGCATTTCCGGAGGTAATTTCAGGTGCTGTTTTGCACGTACAATACAGTCCTTGGCAAAATCAATATTTATGCGCGTATTTGCACGCATTGGTGCAAAATACTGACTGGGAACgcagatttttctatttttactcaAGAATGTGCAGCACTTGTGTACCGGCACATTGTAAACAATGGGCTGCATTTTACATCAGTAAATAAAACCCAGTACTGAGtttttttcaagctgcagtgtgcaagcgcccagaggcgattcagttcgcatgtgccgcgctatataagtttttcattcattcattcattcattgtgagCGCCTGAAAGATGCACATTGAGGCTcagtaaaaatattcattttgacctttaaagcggagttccacccatataaaagacttaataatcggacactcacctgtcccaggtccagcaatgcgggcgaacgaagccccgctcctcttCACCGGAATTCTGACTGTGGGCGcatggctgtggcttcacagctgtgCATGCGTGCTGTGTTGGCCGGGCAATCTCCTGGGACTTGACGTGTACCAGAAGATTGCACGGAGGGAGGGGTGAAATTCCTTCTAGCGCCACGGAGCaccggaagtgggagctggatgccacttttgggtggaactctgcgtttaaaaaaaaaatggcatccaaGGCATTGGAACCAGAATAGCATAGGGTAATTGCtcatctagattgtaagctctaacgagcagatccctcctgtattgtgactgtcttccctgatgtaaagcaatgcgcaaactgttggcgctatataaatcctgtataataataatctagTTTAAGGTCCAGAAATACCTTATTCCTGGCTCAGGCAAGCTACCTCCATTAAAGGATAAACAaagttttggttaaaaaaaaaaattcatacttccctctgcagttggttttgcagtgcagtggccccgatcctcttctggggtacctcagcggcgctcctggctcctcctcttcttgagtatGCTGTTGGAGAAGCACTCTCGTGGATGCGCAcccatgtcctgctgctgcgtctattgacagacagcaggacttggccccgcccctcgcaTCATTGGAATGGCTGTGCTgcaatcaatctatccaatcaggacaagaCACcggcttgagctggtgtgcacATCCCCGTCGTTGGAAAAaccaggttcaggtaagtaaagggttttttcaacccctttaaatgcaacTGGTCCAGCGCTGCCATTGGACCCAGTTGCAAGCTGACCTTATCATGGCACCAAGAAATTAGCCACAGGGTAGAAGAGGCAAACACCGTATCTCTAACCTCCAAACATTTAACCCTCGCTATGCAGGAAAGCCCCAAGGGAAATGTTTAAGTCGGAGTTTAGCGTTAAGAGACCTTGTCACATAATTGAACTCAAAACACATCTGTAAAGAAACCAGATACTTGCCAcccatgaggaaaaaaaaaaaaaaaagcaaattcccAAAAGAGActgcagtagggggggggggggggatctaacCTTTCTTCATCTTAGTGAAGTGTTTAGTCTCTGCATTTAGATTTCTTAGCACTACTAAAATCTGTTCACGAGATTCCCTTGCGATAGGTGTCAAcaggattttatatatatatatatatcgcaccAATATGTAAAATCCAGCCCTGCTTAGGCAAGACGTGCCTGTAAATACTAACCTGCCACACAGCACTGCTGAAGTTAGAAACCAGTCCCTTTCAGTTTCCAGGCGCTAAATGGCTAAAAATGGCACCTGTAAAACACCTCCCCAATGTGAAAgtttgagtgctttcacactcagGCACTGCgagggtgttaaaaaaaagtctCGCAAGCAGCACCAGAGGCGGTGGAGGAGcaatgtatacaccactcctgcccattgaaattaatgggtacCACTGCCAAAAGTGCCTGCAATGCAATTCAGCAGCGCTACACTGGCACATTTAACCGTTTCTTTGGCTGCTAGCAGCACTAAAACTAGTGGCACTTTACCGCCAATGCTGCCTTTAagacaccagtgtgaaagggtcttacAGAACTGTTGATATCCTGGGACCTTCCCGATGACCTCATTACAGGATAATTAGTGAGAGGTCAGCAGGAGCCAAGTCACCTATGGAGTTAGTTTCCTGTTGGGGATATTTTGGAATCAGTATGGTGGCTGCTGGGACCAGTggaaaatttacaattttttttttttttacaggatctcTTGCCTGAGCAATCTTCCCATCTAATTGGTtgattcagccctggttcacactgggtacgatttggaacgcgatttgacatgtcaaatcggcagcaattgtcggcaatggcaccgtcctaatcagtgcgacgccgcatctgcgatttcaaaaagtagttcctgtactactttttgcgatttcggaccGCGAttaacattaaattgcggccaaaatggcagccgcgaaatcgcggtaaaatcccgcattttgaattcgcagcagtgtgaacctaggctgaagagCATTTTGCGATGCAATTTAAGCACAGAAGCGCcatacgagaaaaaaaaaaaaaaaaaaaaaaaaaaaaaaagtttactgttGAACTAGAGCACTTTAAGCATTACCCCAAAACATATTgccgatatgtgcctgctgtacaatGTACTTGTATGGGAAAGCATCCTGTTCTCTGTATTGCTTACTTTGTGAAAAGGCTTTTTTTGGCAGGAACAAACTGACCACGTTAAGCAGaatacactgtggtcagttctctagccatACTGTAACCACAGTGTGCTTTTCTccagtgatcagacttgtcctgacatgacACCACCGCTGCagtcattcactgggaagctcaatgTACTGCTGCGCCCCCCGCCCCAAGTAAACAGCCATTCTTACACAGGTTTGCATACACCTTCCAGGCAACCAATTCAATAGCAATGCAATTGGATAAGTTCCTGTGTCCTGCAAGCCAGCGATAGGCTAACCCATCATATGATTTGTGAAAGATTCTCTTTAGACAACAGACTTGTTCTTGTCAATCATATGCTCATTCGTGTAAATGACACAAAACCAAACTTTTGaatgtttatatataattttattacaaaaaaaaagttgctaaAAAAGTTAGAAAAAAAGTACAATGCACCAGGTCTACAGAACGCTAAAGTATACTGGGTTTGTTGCTAACATTGGGCTACCCTTGGAAACCATTAAATATGCAGAATCATCCCACATCAAAAGCTTTAACTCTAACAGCCCTCCAACTACTCCTTATATTAAAATATAGGTTCTCCCTAAAGAATCACATTACCTATACACAATTCTGTACAGTTTTTATAACCAAGCTAACAAAATGAGCTGCACTTGAGTTCACATTCTTAGCAAATAAACAAACAATGGGCTTCAAACACAATTTATACAGCGGACAAAGCATTCACTCGTCATCCTCATCATCGTCCTCATCCTCGTCTTCCTcatcatcttcatcctcatcatcatcgtCATCTTCTGGTTCAACCTTCTTCTTTGAGCTTGCTGGCCTGCCAGGAATCTTCTTGCCAACATCACTGGTGCCCTTTGCCCGATATGCTGCAACATCCTGAAAAATAAACCACACATGCATTAATTGCCACATTCCATATGTAAAATGTAACACTGCACCGCACCCCCTAGATACCATTTCCAAAAATAAGGGACCGAGTTATGGTACATTTATTTAACTGGCATATTGGAACCTTTTACAGCCCAATTTGATCCATGGCTACATTAAAGTGGATTGTGGTTCAATACAAAACACACATTTATACTTGGCTACTCTGAGCAGCCCCAATACACCTCTTGCGTCCCCCACTGGCACTCCAGGACTAAAGCAAGTGTCAAAAAAGCCGATTTTCTATGGGGGCATGCTCACAAGCTGCCCAGTCTGCGTCCATTGACAGCCAGGCCCTGTACAGAATGATTCATAGCAGCCATTAATCTGCCCAATGCACACGCTAAATGAAGCGCAAGTATTGGGTGGGGGAGATGTTTAAGGTTAAGAAAATGCTTTCAGCCTTTACCACTAACAGGTTTTATTTAGAAcacaagaaaaaagtaaaattggCGTTAAAGTGCAAGTTCATCTTTACAGAAAATctttaaggtgaacttacactggacccggTCCCTAGAGCAACTGGGAGGGGCTCTAGAGTAAGTTCACCATACAGATTCTGTAAAGGTGATCAGACCCTTTAACAGATTGTGTTCACAACTTCGAGGTCTTATACATCAGAAGTTTCAGCAGTAAGAACATCTACAACCACTGGATTCAAACCTGCCCTAAAGAAAATCTTGGCAGCATCGGGAAAATAATGCCCAGCTAGCTCTCAGCACAGACCCCTTCAATAAAACAGGCACCAATTTGAATGCTTGCTTATACCACCATGCAGGTGAATCTGAATTACCTTTTCATATTTCTCCTTGAGCTTTGCTGCTTTCTGTTCAAATGGCTGCTTGTCTTTGGGCGTCTGTTCAGACCACAGCTCTCCTAGTTTCTTAGCGGTATCACCAATGGACAGACCAGGAGTGTCGGTCTTTATCTGGGGCCGATTTTCAGAACAAAACAGGAAGAAGGCAGATCTATAAAGAAATAGAAAGACGCATAAGAATATAAATAGGGGAAAAGGCAGCCATCATTCAGATTTAAACATCTTCTTTACGCACAAACTGAAAGTTGTCGTCAACACCTTTGTAAAAGCAAAAGTTTACAAATCTCAACCGACTTGGTCATCTTCAGGTGTTTAC
This window encodes:
- the HMGB2 gene encoding high mobility group protein B2, coding for MGKGDPNKPRGKMSSYAYFVQTCREEHKKKHPDSSVNFAEFSKKCSERWKTMSAKEKGKFEDLAKGDKVRYEREMKTYIPPKGEKAGKRKKDPNAPKRPPSAFFLFCSENRPQIKTDTPGLSIGDTAKKLGELWSEQTPKDKQPFEQKAAKLKEKYEKDVAAYRAKGTSDVGKKIPGRPASSKKKVEPEDDDDDEDEDDEEDEDEDDDEDDE